One stretch of Desulforamulus hydrothermalis Lam5 = DSM 18033 DNA includes these proteins:
- the murB gene encoding UDP-N-acetylmuramate dehydrogenase — translation MVYTALAGELRSLVKGTVKTDEPMSKHTTWRIGGKADLFVDPGDKEDIRRVVEFVRTRDIPLTVIGNGSNLLVKDGGIRGVVLKVGRGLAEISVQGTTIKAGAGAMLPELAAAARRAGLGGFEFAAGIPGSLGGGIVMNAGAVNGCVANVLHSVEVINEHNRFVTLHNKELGFQYRTSNLQGKQVICVSALWQGYAKSKALIEQETRDYLLKRKAAQPQGYPNAGSVFKNPAGDYAGRLIEACGGKGLRVGDAQVSTKHANWILNLGRATARDVLTLIEKIKKMVQEAFGIELHLEVRVLGED, via the coding sequence ATGGTTTATACTGCACTGGCGGGCGAGCTTCGGTCACTGGTTAAGGGTACTGTCAAAACCGATGAGCCAATGAGTAAACATACCACCTGGCGCATTGGCGGCAAGGCGGACCTTTTTGTTGATCCCGGTGACAAAGAAGATATTCGTCGGGTAGTGGAGTTTGTCAGAACCAGAGATATCCCCCTGACGGTAATCGGCAACGGGTCAAATCTGCTGGTTAAAGACGGCGGCATCCGGGGGGTAGTCCTTAAAGTGGGCCGGGGCTTGGCGGAGATTTCTGTGCAAGGGACTACCATTAAGGCCGGCGCCGGTGCCATGCTGCCGGAACTGGCGGCAGCGGCCCGCCGGGCCGGCCTGGGCGGTTTTGAGTTTGCCGCCGGTATTCCCGGTTCACTGGGAGGGGGCATTGTAATGAACGCCGGGGCAGTCAACGGTTGTGTGGCAAATGTTTTACATTCAGTTGAAGTGATAAACGAACACAACCGGTTTGTTACACTGCACAATAAAGAGCTGGGTTTTCAATACCGTACCAGCAACCTGCAAGGCAAACAGGTTATTTGTGTTTCTGCCCTATGGCAGGGTTATGCTAAAAGCAAAGCATTAATCGAACAGGAAACCCGGGACTATTTGTTAAAAAGAAAAGCTGCCCAGCCCCAGGGTTATCCTAATGCAGGCAGTGTTTTCAAAAATCCCGCCGGTGATTACGCCGGCAGATTAATAGAAGCCTGTGGCGGCAAGGGTCTCCGGGTGGGAGATGCGCAAGTTTCCACCAAACATGCCAACTGGATATTAAACCTTGGCCGTGCTACGGCACGAGACGTTTTAACCCTCATTGAAAAAATAAAAAAAATGGTGCAGGAAGCTTTTGGCATTGAACTGCACCTGGAAGTGAGAGTGTTGGGAGAAGATTAG
- the murA gene encoding UDP-N-acetylglucosamine 1-carboxyvinyltransferase, with amino-acid sequence MEKFVIVGGNRLKGTIKANGSKNASLPILAATLLSGGICTIQQVPRLRDVFVMQELLNYLGAKTVFEGNTMTVDCTYVQSQEISEDLMRKMRASNLVLGPLLGRFGNVKISYPGGCNIGSRPMNLHFKGLAALGAKISERFGYITASANQLAGTVIHFDVPSVGATENLMMAGVLAQGTTVIRNAAKEPEIVDLQNFLNAMGAKIVGAGTDVIRIEGVKELGSVTHTVIPDRIEAGTHMIAGAITQGDVTVANVIPEHLDPVIYKLREVGVTVEVGEDWVRVQGNGQLKAADIKTMPYPGFPTDMQPQMMALLTVADGTSVITETIFENRFKHVSEFRRMGADIYLEGHTAVVKGVKRLTGACVEASDLRAGAALILAALAGEDGTVLSNIEHIDRGYERIEKKYNALGARIIRVNS; translated from the coding sequence ATGGAAAAGTTCGTGATTGTAGGAGGTAACCGCCTAAAGGGAACTATCAAAGCAAACGGTTCAAAAAATGCTTCCTTACCGATCCTGGCAGCAACATTACTAAGCGGCGGCATTTGCACAATTCAGCAAGTTCCCAGGTTAAGAGATGTTTTTGTTATGCAGGAACTTCTTAATTACCTGGGCGCAAAGACAGTTTTCGAAGGCAATACTATGACGGTGGACTGTACCTACGTCCAGTCGCAGGAAATTTCTGAAGATCTGATGCGCAAAATGCGGGCCTCTAACCTGGTATTGGGTCCTTTGCTGGGTCGATTTGGCAATGTTAAAATTTCTTATCCCGGTGGCTGCAACATCGGGTCTCGCCCCATGAACCTTCACTTTAAAGGTTTAGCTGCCCTGGGAGCCAAAATATCTGAAAGATTTGGTTATATTACGGCGTCAGCCAATCAATTAGCAGGCACAGTAATTCATTTTGATGTTCCCAGTGTGGGGGCCACTGAAAACTTAATGATGGCCGGCGTTCTGGCGCAGGGTACCACGGTTATTAGAAATGCAGCCAAAGAGCCTGAGATTGTTGATTTGCAGAACTTTCTTAACGCTATGGGGGCTAAAATTGTGGGTGCCGGTACAGATGTTATACGAATTGAAGGGGTGAAAGAATTAGGGTCGGTTACCCACACGGTAATCCCGGACCGCATTGAAGCCGGAACCCATATGATTGCCGGGGCTATTACCCAGGGTGATGTTACGGTGGCCAATGTGATTCCCGAGCACTTAGATCCCGTTATTTACAAATTAAGGGAAGTGGGCGTAACGGTAGAAGTTGGCGAAGACTGGGTGCGGGTACAGGGTAACGGGCAACTGAAAGCGGCTGATATTAAAACCATGCCGTATCCGGGGTTTCCCACAGATATGCAGCCCCAGATGATGGCTTTACTTACCGTTGCCGACGGAACCAGTGTCATTACCGAAACTATTTTTGAAAATCGGTTTAAACATGTTTCAGAATTCCGCCGCATGGGAGCGGATATTTACCTGGAAGGACATACAGCTGTGGTTAAAGGTGTCAAACGACTGACCGGGGCTTGCGTAGAAGCCAGCGATCTGCGGGCGGGAGCTGCCCTTATCCTGGCTGCGCTGGCCGGGGAAGACGGCACCGTTTTAAGCAATATTGAGCATATTGACAGGGGTTACGAGCGGATAGAAAAGAAATATAATGCCCTGGGCGCACGTATTATAAGAGTCAACAGTTAA
- a CDS encoding cell division protein FtsQ/DivIB, translating to MYRPHTGSPRKKNHLLQSVFFILLVSVSIYVLLQSPFFEIKYITVNGNRQLTEEEIIKLSGLHLNANIFKVNLAEAAKRLSLVPMIKSSQLKRSLPNKITITVVERTAVALLPVQNGFIKVDADGVYLQKGQIASALPIITGLQVRVPQPGQPVSAENLPVALSILSQLPRSLAVKLSEINIGKDGQINLYTIDGVQGKLGLPRDVAYKGTVFQQVLDSLRQTGNRIEYVDISNPRVPVVKYLKQQPEGQP from the coding sequence GTGTACAGGCCTCATACAGGTTCCCCACGCAAGAAGAACCACTTGCTGCAAAGTGTTTTTTTTATTTTACTGGTTTCAGTTTCAATTTATGTTTTATTGCAATCACCTTTTTTTGAGATTAAATATATTACGGTGAACGGCAATCGCCAGTTAACCGAGGAAGAAATTATTAAGCTGTCCGGGCTGCATCTCAATGCCAATATATTTAAAGTGAACCTGGCCGAGGCGGCAAAAAGGTTAAGCCTGGTTCCTATGATTAAAAGCTCGCAGTTAAAGCGATCCTTACCCAACAAGATTACCATAACAGTTGTGGAGAGAACGGCTGTGGCACTGCTGCCGGTACAAAACGGCTTTATTAAAGTGGATGCTGATGGGGTATACTTGCAAAAGGGTCAGATTGCCTCAGCTTTACCCATCATTACCGGCCTGCAGGTTAGAGTGCCACAACCTGGGCAACCGGTGTCGGCAGAGAACCTGCCGGTGGCACTGTCAATCTTATCCCAATTACCACGTTCTTTAGCTGTTAAACTATCAGAAATTAATATCGGCAAAGACGGTCAAATTAATTTATATACCATTGACGGGGTTCAGGGCAAACTGGGATTGCCTAGGGATGTTGCCTACAAAGGCACTGTTTTCCAACAGGTGTTGGACAGCCTGCGGCAAACCGGCAACCGGATTGAATATGTTGATATTTCCAACCCCAGGGTGCCTGTGGTTAAATATTTGAAACAGCAGCCGGAGGGGCAACCATGA
- a CDS encoding DUF881 domain-containing protein, giving the protein MKMEKYQWGIVLVGIVLGLMLSVQYRSYKDINETPPIARVQALSNEINQKKEERNRLQQRVNELREKLDKKASVSDINRRELEIYRIIAGTKAVVGPGVEVTLNDSNVALPPGQDPNLFVLHDEDVLRVINELKAAGAEAIALNGVRLIATSEIRCIGPTILTNKNKRLPAPFTITAIGNPDTLENSLFMKGGVVEQLKIWGIQVQVRKKTGIEIAEYTGPTTFEYARPAVEE; this is encoded by the coding sequence ATGAAAATGGAAAAATACCAGTGGGGCATTGTACTGGTGGGCATAGTTTTAGGGTTAATGCTGTCGGTTCAATACCGTTCTTACAAAGATATCAACGAAACGCCGCCCATTGCCAGAGTACAAGCCCTGTCCAACGAAATTAATCAGAAAAAAGAGGAACGCAACCGGCTGCAGCAGCGGGTTAACGAACTGCGGGAAAAACTTGACAAAAAAGCATCGGTATCAGATATTAACCGCAGAGAATTGGAAATTTACCGGATTATTGCCGGCACCAAGGCAGTAGTGGGGCCGGGTGTGGAAGTGACCTTAAACGACAGCAATGTAGCGCTGCCTCCGGGACAAGATCCCAACCTGTTTGTGCTGCACGATGAAGATGTTCTCCGGGTTATCAATGAGCTAAAAGCCGCCGGAGCGGAGGCCATAGCTTTAAACGGGGTGCGTTTAATTGCTACCAGTGAGATACGCTGCATTGGACCCACCATTCTTACCAATAAAAACAAAAGACTGCCTGCACCGTTTACCATTACCGCTATTGGTAACCCGGATACCCTGGAAAATTCTTTGTTTATGAAGGGCGGCGTAGTGGAGCAACTGAAAATTTGGGGCATCCAGGTGCAGGTGCGGAAAAAAACCGGCATAGAAATTGCTGAGTATACCGGACCTACAACCTTTGAGTATGCCCGACCGGCAGTGGAAGAATAA
- a CDS encoding DUF881 domain-containing protein has protein sequence MNKILYVSIVLVSVVLGMMVAFQFRTTGRIDAGVPIDRVQLLTTELKQLEKEYNTLLMEANDLENKLAQAAKGRPEASQAVHNELQKVRQLAGMTKLTGPGVEVTLEPVKKEDPQGGANLFTVRDEDLLRVVNELRAAGAEGLSVNDERIISTSEIRLAGSFIDVNLTRISPPYQVRAIGSPDQLESALLIKGGLVDTMRDWGVAVTVTKKQLLTLPAYNHPINIEYARPLKEEK, from the coding sequence ATGAATAAAATACTCTATGTATCAATTGTGCTGGTATCAGTAGTGCTTGGCATGATGGTGGCTTTTCAATTTCGCACCACCGGCAGAATAGATGCCGGTGTCCCTATCGACAGGGTACAGCTTTTAACCACCGAATTAAAACAACTCGAAAAGGAATATAATACCCTGCTGATGGAGGCCAACGATCTGGAAAATAAATTAGCCCAAGCGGCCAAGGGCCGACCGGAAGCCTCCCAGGCGGTACATAACGAATTGCAAAAAGTACGCCAGCTGGCCGGAATGACAAAACTGACAGGTCCGGGTGTGGAAGTAACCCTGGAACCAGTCAAAAAGGAAGACCCGCAGGGAGGAGCTAATCTTTTCACCGTCAGGGATGAGGATTTGCTCAGGGTGGTAAACGAACTGCGAGCTGCCGGTGCGGAGGGCCTGTCTGTTAATGATGAGAGAATCATCTCCACCAGTGAGATCCGTTTGGCAGGTTCTTTTATTGACGTTAACCTGACCAGAATTTCTCCCCCCTATCAGGTGCGAGCTATTGGGTCGCCGGATCAACTGGAAAGCGCCCTATTGATTAAAGGCGGTCTGGTTGATACAATGCGGGACTGGGGGGTTGCCGTTACCGTAACCAAAAAGCAATTATTAACCTTGCCGGCCTACAACCACCCTATTAACATTGAATATGCCAGGCCGTTAAAGGAGGAAAAATAA
- a CDS encoding small basic family protein yields the protein MLVGVLLALLGLSIGAIIGLNVPMVLPQVYAQYLGLGVLAALDSVFGGIRAAMENHYDNRIFVTGFFSNILLAAGLAYIGTKLGVPLSTAAVVAFGVRLFQNLAIIRRHLLKK from the coding sequence ATGCTCGTGGGTGTTTTGCTGGCGCTGCTGGGATTGAGCATAGGAGCCATCATAGGGCTGAATGTTCCCATGGTACTACCCCAGGTATATGCTCAGTATCTGGGGTTGGGTGTGTTGGCCGCTCTGGATTCGGTTTTCGGCGGGATTCGTGCCGCTATGGAAAACCATTATGACAACCGTATTTTTGTAACCGGATTCTTTAGCAATATTTTATTGGCAGCCGGTTTAGCTTACATTGGCACTAAATTGGGCGTGCCGCTCAGTACAGCGGCGGTGGTGGCCTTTGGTGTCCGTTTATTCCAAAATCTCGCCATTATTCGGCGGCATTTATTAAAAAAATAA
- a CDS encoding cell division protein FtsA produces MPGLARKHIIGGLDIGTTKVVSVIAEAGLHGHPVIKGWGECAALGIRKGVVIDKTSLGKSIAHAVGMAQAMAGLSIKEFYCSLPYASQPAGTCEITDVQLYEAIAMAGVTIRQAFSSVIASAEAILNHTHKHIGTVLIDLGGALTGLAVYNQGEPVLTRMLPVGSEHITSDLALCLRTSLSEGERIKRSLGLLRPDSSTTLTISGVGGRANRTVPACTASDIIKSRSQEIFELVYQALSQHVRLASLTGGVILTGGGSLLKGIVDLAACQMNCPVAVGHPVKLAMSQEEWGSPVYASVLGMVLYGAKGSTRRTGNQTGWREVISRFI; encoded by the coding sequence GTGCCTGGCTTGGCCAGGAAACATATAATTGGTGGACTGGATATTGGTACCACCAAAGTGGTATCAGTAATCGCTGAAGCCGGCCTGCACGGTCACCCTGTGATCAAGGGGTGGGGAGAGTGTGCCGCCCTGGGGATCCGTAAGGGCGTGGTTATTGACAAAACCTCATTAGGCAAATCCATTGCTCATGCTGTGGGTATGGCACAAGCCATGGCCGGCCTGAGTATTAAGGAATTTTATTGTTCGCTGCCGTATGCCAGTCAACCGGCGGGAACTTGTGAAATCACGGATGTTCAATTGTATGAAGCTATAGCCATGGCAGGAGTGACAATTCGCCAAGCATTTTCCTCAGTTATTGCTTCCGCCGAAGCAATTTTAAATCATACGCATAAGCACATTGGCACGGTGTTAATAGATCTGGGGGGGGCACTGACCGGTTTGGCTGTTTATAACCAAGGAGAGCCGGTTTTAACCCGCATGCTGCCTGTCGGCAGTGAACATATCACCAGTGATTTGGCACTGTGTTTGCGAACCTCGCTCAGCGAAGGGGAACGCATTAAGCGGTCCCTTGGTTTGCTCAGACCGGATTCTTCCACGACGCTGACAATCAGCGGTGTCGGAGGGCGGGCAAACAGGACGGTGCCGGCTTGTACAGCCAGTGATATTATAAAATCAAGAAGCCAGGAAATTTTTGAACTGGTTTATCAGGCATTAAGCCAACATGTTAGGCTTGCCTCGTTAACGGGGGGGGTTATTTTAACTGGAGGTGGGTCTTTATTAAAGGGAATAGTGGATTTGGCCGCTTGCCAGATGAATTGCCCGGTGGCAGTGGGTCATCCTGTCAAATTGGCTATGTCTCAGGAGGAGTGGGGCAGCCCCGTATATGCTTCAGTCTTAGGCATGGTGCTCTACGGCGCCAAAGGAAGCACCCGCCGCACAGGAAACCAAACCGGATGGCGTGAAGTAATAAGCAGGTTTATATAA
- the ftsZ gene encoding cell division protein FtsZ, protein MLDFELDLDNFANIKVIGVGGGGNNAVNRMISAGLKGVEFVAVNTDAQSLFLSQSNHKIQIGTKLTKGLGAGANPEIGCKAAEESRDEIMQALKGADMVFVTAGMGGGTGTGAAPVVAEIAKELGALTVGVVTKPFTFEGRKRLTQAEQGIENLKSKVDTLITIPNDRLLQVIDKHTSIVEAFRIADDVLRQGVQGISDLIAVPGLINLDFADVKTIMKDTGSALMGIGSSTGENRATEAARMAISSPLLETSIEGARGVLLNITGGSSLGLFEVNEAAEIIAQAADPEANIIFGAVIDERMNEEVRVTVIATGFDHHVPARKEKKKPDMEIKPFAGQDDLDIPAFLRRR, encoded by the coding sequence ATGCTTGATTTTGAATTAGATCTGGATAATTTTGCGAACATTAAAGTAATCGGTGTTGGGGGCGGCGGGAATAATGCGGTCAACCGTATGATCAGCGCCGGGTTAAAAGGTGTTGAGTTTGTCGCGGTTAACACAGATGCTCAATCATTGTTCTTGTCCCAGAGCAACCACAAAATACAGATAGGTACTAAACTGACGAAAGGTTTAGGTGCCGGCGCCAACCCGGAAATCGGCTGTAAGGCGGCAGAAGAAAGTCGGGACGAAATAATGCAGGCTCTTAAGGGAGCTGATATGGTTTTTGTTACCGCCGGTATGGGCGGTGGCACCGGTACCGGAGCAGCTCCGGTGGTGGCGGAAATTGCCAAAGAACTGGGTGCCTTGACGGTTGGCGTTGTTACCAAACCCTTTACGTTTGAAGGCAGAAAAAGGTTAACCCAGGCGGAACAAGGGATTGAAAACTTAAAAAGCAAAGTGGATACCTTAATTACCATTCCCAATGACCGGCTGTTGCAAGTTATTGATAAACATACCTCCATTGTGGAAGCTTTTCGCATAGCCGATGATGTATTGCGTCAGGGTGTGCAGGGCATTTCCGACCTAATTGCCGTACCCGGCTTGATTAACCTGGATTTTGCCGATGTCAAGACCATTATGAAGGATACCGGCTCGGCACTCATGGGTATTGGCAGCTCCACGGGAGAAAACCGTGCTACTGAAGCGGCCCGCATGGCTATTTCCAGCCCCCTGCTGGAAACTTCCATTGAGGGGGCGCGAGGTGTGCTGTTAAACATTACCGGTGGTTCCTCCCTGGGCTTGTTTGAGGTTAACGAAGCGGCAGAAATTATTGCCCAGGCTGCTGATCCGGAAGCAAATATTATTTTTGGTGCCGTCATAGACGAAAGAATGAACGAAGAAGTAAGGGTGACGGTGATTGCCACCGGGTTTGACCATCATGTGCCCGCAAGAAAAGAAAAGAAAAAGCCCGACATGGAAATTAAACCCTTTGCCGGGCAGGACGACCTGGACATTCCTGCTTTCCTGCGCCGACGCTAA
- the spoIIGA gene encoding sigma-E processing peptidase SpoIIGA, producing the protein MRQVVYLDEIILVNLVMNFTVLWLTSRLNVTPAGSPVRLLSAAAIGCLYALAIFVPGFNLAGSFWAKLLTAALMVLIAFGYTSWQKFMRNFLWFILIGFTVGGIAAGLHYLGQNITVVQFKGPLADMSYHKWLILTCTVLCCLGAGKWGIDSRLRQLHLKAVKIPLTVTLWGKSVSLEALVDTGNRLMEPLSRHPVVIVEYEVLQPLLPAEICGLFQSGKTKDGSHMMLSLAQTSYAKRLRLIPFHAVGSEHGMLLGIQPDNIEIFYQDKQQRVKDVVVGIYDQRLSPETAYRALLHPQLLAS; encoded by the coding sequence ATGAGACAAGTGGTCTACTTAGATGAAATTATTCTTGTTAACCTGGTAATGAACTTCACTGTACTCTGGTTAACTTCCAGATTAAACGTCACCCCTGCCGGTTCTCCGGTCAGATTATTAAGTGCTGCGGCTATAGGTTGTCTTTATGCCCTGGCAATTTTTGTTCCCGGGTTTAACCTGGCAGGCAGTTTTTGGGCTAAATTGTTGACTGCCGCGTTGATGGTTCTAATAGCCTTTGGCTATACTTCTTGGCAAAAATTTATGCGTAATTTTCTTTGGTTTATACTGATTGGCTTTACTGTAGGCGGCATTGCGGCGGGATTGCATTATTTGGGGCAAAACATAACGGTGGTGCAATTTAAAGGCCCCCTGGCGGACATGAGTTACCATAAATGGCTGATCTTAACTTGTACGGTACTTTGCTGCCTTGGGGCCGGGAAGTGGGGGATTGACAGCCGGCTTAGGCAGCTGCATTTAAAGGCTGTTAAAATCCCCTTAACTGTTACCCTGTGGGGAAAATCGGTTTCCCTGGAGGCATTGGTGGATACCGGCAACCGGCTGATGGAACCCTTGAGCCGGCACCCGGTTGTCATAGTGGAATATGAAGTTTTGCAGCCGCTGCTGCCGGCAGAGATCTGCGGGCTTTTCCAGTCAGGGAAAACCAAAGACGGCTCACACATGATGCTGTCACTGGCGCAGACATCTTACGCCAAACGCTTGCGGTTAATACCTTTTCATGCCGTTGGCAGCGAACACGGCATGCTGTTGGGCATCCAACCTGATAATATAGAAATTTTTTATCAAGATAAACAACAGCGGGTTAAAGACGTGGTGGTAGGCATATATGACCAAAGACTTAGCCCGGAGACCGCCTACAGAGCTTTGTTGCACCCGCAATTACTGGCTTCCTAA
- the sigE gene encoding RNA polymerase sporulation sigma factor SigE, with protein sequence MKNAWHLRILIRLYVARVIHWLGYRQEVHYVGSSEALPPPLSNDEENDLIERLGSGDIKVKNILIERNLRLVVYIARKFENTGVGIEDLVSIGTIGLIKAVNTFDPHKKIKLATYASRCIENEILMHLRRNNKTRSEVSFDEPLNIDWDGNELLLSDVLGTENDIIYKNLEEEVDKKLLHQALLKLSGRERRIMELRFGLNNGAEKTQKEVADLLGISQSYISRLEKRIIKRLKKEIHRLE encoded by the coding sequence TTGAAAAACGCCTGGCATTTAAGAATATTGATTCGTCTTTATGTGGCCCGGGTTATCCACTGGTTAGGTTACCGGCAGGAGGTTCATTATGTTGGCAGTAGCGAAGCTTTGCCGCCGCCCCTTTCCAATGATGAAGAAAATGATTTAATTGAGCGGTTGGGCAGCGGAGATATTAAAGTTAAAAATATTCTTATTGAAAGAAATCTCCGATTAGTGGTTTATATTGCCCGGAAATTTGAAAACACGGGTGTAGGTATTGAAGACCTGGTGTCTATCGGTACCATTGGTTTAATTAAAGCTGTTAATACCTTTGATCCCCATAAAAAAATAAAGCTGGCTACATACGCTTCCCGCTGTATTGAAAATGAGATATTAATGCACTTAAGGCGCAACAATAAAACCCGTTCTGAGGTATCTTTTGATGAGCCCTTAAACATTGATTGGGACGGTAACGAATTACTTTTATCAGATGTATTGGGGACTGAAAACGATATAATCTACAAAAACCTGGAAGAGGAAGTTGACAAAAAACTGCTGCATCAGGCGCTATTAAAATTATCCGGCCGGGAAAGAAGAATTATGGAACTGCGTTTTGGTTTGAATAACGGTGCAGAAAAAACCCAAAAAGAAGTGGCTGACCTGTTGGGAATTTCACAATCTTATATATCCAGGTTGGAAAAGAGAATTATTAAAAGATTAAAAAAAGAAATTCACCGTTTAGAGTAA